CACGGTGTTGCCCGCTCTGGCCCTCGTTGCCGATGTGGCGGCCGACTACGTGCTGATGGTCAAACCTCAGTTCGAGGTGGGCAAGTCGAAGATCGGCAAGAAGGGTGTTGTGCGAGACCCGCAACTTCGCGCGGAAGCGGTCACCGCAGTCCTGACCGCAGCGGCAGAACTCGGCCTGGGCTGTCACGGAGTTGTTGCAAGTCCGCTTCCCGGCCCGAATGGCAATGTCGAATACTTCGTTTGGTTACGGCGCGGATCAGCCAACGTAGGGGAAGATGACGTCGTGCGTGCCATAGCGGAGGGTCCAGCCTGATGAGCGCCTCGGAAGAGTCGGGGACTGTCGTGGACTCCGAACGCGGAAGTGAACAACGGGCCGTCTTTGTGCTTCCGCACGTCTTCCGCGATGATGCTCGCGAGTTCACGCGGCAAGCTGCCGAGGGACTCGTTGCGCGCGGCGTCGAGGTTCTGATGAGGGCCGAGGACGCAGCCATTGTTGATTCAGTGGCGGTGACGGCGGTGGACTCCGACGATGCGGTTTCCGACTGCGAACTGGTGATGACCTTCGGTGGTGACGGCACGATTCTGCGCGGCGCCGAACTCGCTCGTGGCCACGACATTCCACTGCTAGGCGTGAATCTGGGACACATGGGCTTCCTGGCTGAGTCGGAGCCGGAAGATCTTCCGTCGGTCATCGCCGCGGTCGTGAACCGCGACTACGCGGTCGAGTACAGGCTCGCCGTCGACCTCACATTGGTGACCGCCGACAATGAACGAATCAGCGGCTGGGCACTCAACGATGTCAGCCTGGAGAAGTCCTCACGCGCACGAATGATCGAGGTCATGGTTGCAGTGGACGACCAACCGCTGTCCACCTGGGCCTGCGACGGTGTCGTGTGTTCCACCCCCACCGGTTCTACCGCCTACGCCTGGTCGGCCGGTGGCCCGGTCGTATGGCCGGATGTTGAGGCGTTGCTCGTCGTCCCGATCAGCGCCCACGCCCTGTTCAGTCGACCGCTCGTCATCAGCCCTAGCAGCGAGATTGACATTGAACTCACTGCTGACTCGCCGCCGGCGATCATGTGGTGCGACGGCCGGCGATTGATCGAGGTCCCGAGTGGTTCCCGAATCGAGATTCGTCGCAGCGCCGAACCAGTCGCACTCGCGCGGGTACACCCAGATCGATTCTCCGATCGACTGGTGGCCAAGTTCGCGCTGCCCGTCAGCGGATGGCGGGGCCGCCGAGACCCCGGAGGCACGCAGTGATCGAGTACCTGAGTCTGCATGATCTCGGCATCATCAGGTCGGCACAGATTGAACTCGAGCCCGGACTCACCGTTCTGACAGGTGAGACGGGGGCCGGCAAGACCATGGTTCTGTCCGCACTGGATCTGTTGCTCGGAGGCAAGACAGCGACCGGTTTGGCAACGTCCGCGCAGACCCGCGTGCAGGGCGGCTTCCACTTGCGGGCGGATCACCCGGTTCTCGAGCGGGTCATCGAAGCTGGCGGAGAGGCCGTCGATGGGGAGCTGATAGTTACCCGCACCGTTCCCCAGGGCGGTCGGAGCCGAAGTATTGCCGGCGGGGTTGCTGTGCCGCAGTCACTTTTGTCCGAAATTGGCGAACAACTGGTCGCGGTTCACGGGCAGTCGGAGCAGGCGCTGTTGCGCAAGGAATCCGTTCAACGCGACATGCTCGACCGCTTCGGTGGCGACGTGTTGGCCGACGCGTTGCTGCGGTACGCGATCGACTACCGAGAGGTTCGCCGATTGGACGAAGCAGTCCGCGATGCGGTCAGCGGTGCGGCGGATCGGGCGCAAGAAAGTGAACGACTGCGCGCTGCACTCGGGCAGATCGAGGAAGTCGCACCAGAGCCCGACGAGGACGTCTCACTTGCGCAACGGGCCGCGATCCTCGGGAACGCCGCTGAGATCCACGCCGCTGTTGGGTCGGCGGTCACCGTCCTGACCGGTGACAGTGACGGACAGGATTCACTGATCGGCAGCGCCGCCGTCGCCAAGCGTGCGCTGGAATCGGCTGCCTCGTTGGATCCGGCACTTGCGGAACTGGCTGCTCGACTCGCTGAGATCAGCATGCTGAGCAATGAGCTCGCGATCGACCTTTCCAGCTATCTGACTGGCTTGGAATCAAGTCCGGGGGAGTTGCAGGCCGTAGAGACTCGTCGCTCCCAGATCGTGGCTCTGACCCGACAACACGGTCCTACGGTCGCTGATTTGTTGGACTGGTCGAAGCGGGCAGCTGCCCGCGTATTCGAGCTCGATCGAGCGAA
The Candidatus Nanopelagicales bacterium DNA segment above includes these coding regions:
- a CDS encoding NAD kinase, whose translation is MSASEESGTVVDSERGSEQRAVFVLPHVFRDDAREFTRQAAEGLVARGVEVLMRAEDAAIVDSVAVTAVDSDDAVSDCELVMTFGGDGTILRGAELARGHDIPLLGVNLGHMGFLAESEPEDLPSVIAAVVNRDYAVEYRLAVDLTLVTADNERISGWALNDVSLEKSSRARMIEVMVAVDDQPLSTWACDGVVCSTPTGSTAYAWSAGGPVVWPDVEALLVVPISAHALFSRPLVISPSSEIDIELTADSPPAIMWCDGRRLIEVPSGSRIEIRRSAEPVALARVHPDRFSDRLVAKFALPVSGWRGRRDPGGTQ
- the recN gene encoding DNA repair protein RecN — encoded protein: MIEYLSLHDLGIIRSAQIELEPGLTVLTGETGAGKTMVLSALDLLLGGKTATGLATSAQTRVQGGFHLRADHPVLERVIEAGGEAVDGELIVTRTVPQGGRSRSIAGGVAVPQSLLSEIGEQLVAVHGQSEQALLRKESVQRDMLDRFGGDVLADALLRYAIDYREVRRLDEAVRDAVSGAADRAQESERLRAALGQIEEVAPEPDEDVSLAQRAAILGNAAEIHAAVGSAVTVLTGDSDGQDSLIGSAAVAKRALESAASLDPALAELAARLAEISMLSNELAIDLSSYLTGLESSPGELQAVETRRSQIVALTRQHGPTVADLLDWSKRAAARVFELDRANDIESLIEQRTVARAGLASLADEVTTARLAAAERLMEQVSAELAGLSMPDARIVVEVTAKPHRGEGDGLELPGEAEPVVFGPHGVDEVRLLLAANRGAAPADISKAASGGELSRVMLALEVVLAAQASAPTFVFDEVDAGVGGKAAVEIGRRLARLGRTAQVIVVTHLPQVAAFADHHLYVSKQDDGQVTVSDVRMLSPEDRVRELARMLAGQEESAHAAAHASELLDLAGRERAQAANAVGSPR